In Takifugu flavidus isolate HTHZ2018 chromosome 13, ASM371156v2, whole genome shotgun sequence, the following are encoded in one genomic region:
- the ush1c gene encoding harmonin — translation MERKVAREFRHKVESLIENEAEKDYLYDVLRMYHQSMDLPVLVGDLKLVINEPKRLPLFDAIRPLIPLKHQVEYDLLTPRRSRKLKEVRLDRTHREGLGLSVRGGLEFGCGLYISRIVKDGQAGNVGLQVGDEIVRINGYSISSCIHEEVISLIKTKKIVSLKVRHVGMIPAKSSPDEPLKWQFVDQFVSESGEKKSSVAGLASIGGKEIKEKKVFLSLVGTRGMGISISSGPTQKPGIYISNVKPGSLSAEVGLEVGDQIVEVNGVDFTSVDHKEAVRVLKSSRSLTITVLTGAGSELFMTDEERLALEARRELDRQELMHQKKVALETNKILKEQQEKEKQRLLEMSRKTAEEEERYKKEMEKIEALERKHNKEWEEDWGAKARPKSPRSPKSPSPVPPEKKGSQSPKTKSSLHEDSSLTEEDKEEEQDRRGFQKYEEEFDPYSMFTSEQINGRDVRLLRIKKVGQLDVALEGGADSPLGKLVVSSVYEGGAADKHGGVVPGDELMAVNGKILTDASLSEGQNSLARAWNGGGDWIDVVIAVSPPKEYEDEVTFF, via the exons ATGGAGCGGAAAGTTGCCCGGGAATTTAGACACAAG GTGGAGTCTCTGATTGAAAATGAAGCCGAGAAGGACTACCTGTACGACGTCCTCCGCATGTATCACCA GTCCATGGACCTCCCCGTGCTGGTCGGGGATCTGAAGCTGGTCATCAACGAACCAAAGCGCCTGCCTCTGTTTGATGCCATCCGGCCTCTCATTCCACTTAAACACCAGGTGGAGTACGACCTCCTCACCCCCAGGAGGTCACG GAAGCTGAAAGAGGTGCGTTTGGATCGGACGCATCGAGAAGGCCTGGGTCTGAGCGTGCGAGGAGGGCTGGAGTTCGGCTGCGGCCTCTACATATCGAGGATCGTCAAAGATGGCCAGGCTGGAAATGTTGGCCTGCAG GTTGGAGATGAGATTGTACGCATCAACGGAtactccatctcctcctgtaTCCACGAAGAGGTCATCAGTCTCATCAAGACCAAAAAGATTGTGTCCCTCAAAGTCCGCC ATGTGGGGATGATCCCAGCGAAGAG CTCACCAGACGAACCCCTCAAATGGCAGTTTGTCGACCAGTTTGTATCAGAGTCGGGG gagaaaaaaagcagtGTTGCGGGTCTGGCGTCCATTGGAGGCAAAGAAATCAAGGAGAAGAAGGTTTTTCTCAGCCTAGTGGGCACCAGGGGCATGGGCATCAGCATCTCCAGTGGTCCGACCCAGAAGCCTGGGATCTACATCAGCAATGTCAAGCCAGGCTCCCTTTCTGCTGAAGTCGGACTCGAG GTTGGTGACCAGATTGTGGAGGTGAATGGTGTGGATTTCACCAGTGTGGACCACAAAGAG GCTGTGAGAgtcctgaagagcagcagaagtcTGACCATTACTGTCCTGACTGGGGCT GGCAGCGAGCTGTTTATGACGGATGAGGAGCGGCTGGCGCTGGAGGCTCGGAGGGAGCTGGACAGACAGGAGCTGATGCACCAGAAGAAGGTGGCACTGGAGACCAACAAGATCctcaaagagcagcaggaaaaggagaagcA GAGACTTTTGGAGATGtccaggaaaacagcagaggaagaggagcgctacaagaaagagatggaaaa GATTGAAGCTCTGGAGAGGAAGCACAAcaaggagtgggaggaggactGGGGGGCCAAAGCCCGGCCCAAGAGCCCCCGTTCTCCAAAGAGTCCATCCCCCGTTCCACCAGAGAAGAAAGGTTCCCAAAGCCCAAAGACCAAGAGTTCTC TGCATGAAGACAGCTCCTTAACGGAGGAAGacaaggaggaagagcaggacagAAGA ggaTTTCAGAAATACGAGGAGGAGTTTGACCCTTACTCAATG TTCACCTCAGAGCAGATAAATGGGAGAGATGTGCGACTGCTGAGAATCAAAAAG GTTGGACAGCTGGACGTCGCTCTGGAGGGGGGTGCGGACTCTCCGTTGGGAAAGCTGGTGGTGTCGTCTGTGTATGAAGGCGGTGCTGCAGATAAACACG GCGGCGTCGTTCCAGGAGACGAGCTCATGGCCGTGAACGGGAAGATCCTGACCGATGCCTCTCTGAGCGAGGGACAGAACTCTCTGGCTCGGGCCTGGAACGGCGGAGGG GACTGGATCGACGTCGTGATTGCCGTCTCTCCTCCGAAGGAATACGAAGACGAAGT GACCTTCTTCTAG
- the LOC130536504 gene encoding harmonin-like: MFLHLTNGRLNLWFPRSKRLNSCPLSCCGVAVIYLDAQLSVLTAQDGGSIPCDLFSSLSVAFGWFYRYEGKLPSIRKKGDKKKKKKKLSNTDTLQEQRKNKKEMEFELKLAKEKEEMYEREKQLKINRLVQEVSETEREDLEESEKVQHWVERLCQTRLEQITCVESESPEVQTPPGASPFAFITPVQLSCFGAMYVQMWVKGHIGFDGLLFGGGGLWLLYECWFNCFYSWCVVILKLSPPCSPASDPTVKRFPGGLHLATTDLDDINLDELDQSLRGPLKKLAPTPPSMNHPPPPLPLPPPSPRLNPTIPNQSPTSSFGSPQRRAPSPPGARKLSASSTLASKGHKLRPQPHLKPPQPQPLRSPSPHYPPPQKSSRPPSSPQPTPRPPPPPPPPPPPPPPPPPPPPPQHPGGQATPLSRGYRQHRRPQQSSSPPEHKSEWEAGGYLPRGGIYSSNTSEMSHPSSPQVRPCHHVWGCCVGVVLLLKKGKCMAGSYCIGVCVCFLHDAAVVTC, translated from the exons ATGTTCTTGCATCTGACAAATGGCAGATTGAATCTCTGGTTTCCAAGAAGCAAGAGGCTAAATTCATGTCCGTTGAGCTGCTGTGGTGTGGCTGTAATCTATTTAGATGCTCAGCTTAGTGTGTTGACTGCCCAGGATGGGGGCTCGATTCCCTGTGACCTGTTTTCATCTCTGTCTGTAGCCTTCGGTTGGTTTTATCGATATGAGGGGAAACTGCCATCAATCCGCAAG AAAGgtgacaagaagaaaaaaaagaagaaactctccaacacagacacactccaggagcagagaaagaacaAGAAGGAGATGGAGTTTGAGCTGAAGCTAGccaaggagaaggaagagatgtACGAACGAGAGAAGCAGCTGAAGATAAACCGGCTGGTCCAGGAG GTttcagagacggagagagaagACCTGGAGGAGTCGGAGAAAGTGCAGCACTGGGTGGAACGTCTCTGCCAGACTCGGCTGGAGCAGATCACCTGTGTGGAGAGTGAATCCCCAGAGGTACAGACGCCTCCGGGGGCATCTCCTTTTGCTTTTATTACCCCAGTGCAGTTAAGTTGTTTTGGAGCCATGTACGTACAAATGTGGGTGAAAGGTCATATCGGATTTGATGGTCTGCTCTTTGGGGGCGGGGGTTTATGGCTTTTATATGAGTGCTggtttaattgtttttattccTGGTGTGTTGTGATTTTAAAGCTCTCCCCGCCGTGTTCTCCGGCCTCTGATCCCACCGTGAAGCGTTTCCCCGGCGGTCTCCACCTGGCCACCACTGATCTGGATGACATCAACCTGGATGAGTTGGACCAGAGCTTGAGGGGCCCACTGAAGAAGCTGGCCCCCACCCCTCCCAGCATGaaccaccctcctcctcctctgcccctccCACCACCTTCGCCCAGGCTGAACCCGACCATACCAAACCAGTCCCCAACCTCCTCCTTTGGGTCTCCACAGCGGCGGGCTCCTTCACCACCTGGGGCCAGGAAACTATCTGCCTCCTCTACCTTGGCGAGCAAGGGAcacaagctccgcccacagcctCACCTTAAACCCCCCCAACCACAACCCCTCCGCTCCCCTTCTCCACACTACCCCCCTCCACAGAAGTCCTCGCGGCCTCCTTCATCACCTCAGCCTACCCCGCggcctcctcccccaccaccccctcctcccccacctccccctcctcctcctcctcccccacccccacagcaCCCTGGAGGCCAGGCGACGCCCCTCAGCAGAGGGTACCGCCAGCACCGCCGCCCCCAGCAGTCGTCCAGCCCACCTGAGCACAAAAGCGAGTGGGAGGCGGGGGGCTATCTCCCCAGGGGAGGGATTTACTCCTCCAACACCAGTGAAATGTCCCACCCCTCTAGTCCGCAGGTCAGACCGTGTCATCACGTGTGGGGGTGCTGTGTTGGAGTGGTGCTGTTACTAAAGAAAGGAAAGTGCATGGCAGGAAGCTACTGCATAGGTGTATGCGTATGTTTTCTGCATGACGCTGCTGTGGTGACGTGTTAA
- the ccdc77 gene encoding coiled-coil domain-containing protein 77, with the protein MGSPTKGVTPRRSNVRTPAKDSDSPLPSIHERLAYLRPSRELLDFYRQKIAQFDEEHAELQQMLEQHRRSTEDQHKLQWDIQQREGEIVELQNALSDMQLYLFQEREQALRLYAENDRLKIRELEDRKKIQHLLDVVGPDEGEITYFHREPPHKVIIAQKGTDRQLEEHLSLRPTKLKPAGTRREINRRKKSMEGGDGDILEQYKSENQTLLLQVEALQVQMEEQTRLAKDQIETLLEDRRIKAEEAETRRIRDQEQIRTLTDRLQRTENQLCDCTKDLLQLKFDSRAQEKSWMAEKDQLLRKMDSCHNCMRRSGPAGAEPPSSAAHPLSLSQQARKEGSKITQEKLKQAHHLAEMYREQCVAQESELAQIKEERDAGRELFKERSEKMAKRLQLMTKRCETLERRRAMEAEGFKSDLKILKQRFKDIEKQLFKATLNIGPNQDLAVLHEVRQTNTRTKKVQGELMALKAKIYGLENELRFS; encoded by the exons ATGGGTTCTCCAACTAAGGGCGTAACACCACGCAG ATCCAATGTTCGTACTCCTGCTAAAGACTCCGACTCCCCGCTTCCCTCCATCCACGAGCGACTGGCTTACTTGCGCCCGTCCCGCGAGCTGCTGGACTTCTACCGACAAAAGATCGCCCAGTTTGACGAGGAACacgcggagctgcagcagatgctggagCAGCACAGAAGGAGCACAGAGGACCAG CATAAGCTGCAGTGGGACATACAGCAGCGTGAGGGGGAGATTGTGGAGCTGCAGAATGCTCTGAGTGACATGCAGCTCTACCTTTTTCAAGAAAGAGAACAAGCTCTCAGGCTTTATGCAGAAAACGACCGGCTGAAGATCAG GGAgttggaggacaggaagaaaaTCCAGCACCTCCTTGATGTGGTCGGTCCTGATGAAGGAGAGATCACATATTTCCACCGGGAACCTCCGCACAAG GTCATAATCGCACAGAAGggcactgacaggcagctgGAGGAACACCTCAGTCTTCGGCCTACAAAGCTAAAACCTGCTGGGACTAGAAGAG AGATAAACAGGAGAAAGAAATCTATggaaggaggagacggagacatCCTTGAGCAATACAAGAGCGAAAATCAGAcgttgctgctgcag GTGGAGGCGCTGCAGGTACAGATGGAGGAACAAACTCGTCTGGCTAAAGATCAGATAGAGACGCTCCTGGAGGATCGACGGATTAAAGCGGAGGAAGCAGAGACACGGCGGATCAGGGATCAGGAGCAAATCAGGACTCTGACTGACAG GCTCCAGCGGACAGAGAACCAGTTGTGTGATTGCACCAAAGATCTCTTACAGCTGAAGTTTGACTCACGGGCTCAGGAGAAGAGCTGGATGGCAGAGAAGGATCAGCTGCTGAGGAAAATGGACTCCTGCCACAACTGCATGAGAAGGTCCGGGCCCGCCGGTGCAGAGCCCCCCAGCAGCGCCGCTCATCCCTTGTCACTGTCTCAGCAAGCACGCAAAGAAGGGTCGAAG ATAACACAGGAGAAGTTGAAACAAGCTCACCATTTGGCAGAAATGTACAGAGAGCAGTGTGTCGCTCAGGAAAGCGAACTGGCCcaaatcaaagaggagagagatgcCGGCCGGGAACTCTTTAAG GAACGCTCAGAGAAAATGGCCAAGCGTCTGCAGCTCATGACGAAGCGATGCGAGacgctggagaggaggagggccaTGGAGGCAGAGGGCTTCAAGTCGGACCTGAAGATCCTCAAACAGAGATTCAAAGATATAGAAAAGCAACTCTTCAAG GCTACTCTTAATATTGGACCCAACCAGGACTTGGCCGTTCTGCATGAGGTCCGTCAGACCAACACCAGAACAAAGAAGGTTCAGGGGGAACTGATGGCTCTGAAGGCCAAAATCTATGGACTGGAAAATGAATTAAGATTCAGCTAA